The Flavobacteriales bacterium genome includes a region encoding these proteins:
- a CDS encoding RNA polymerase sigma factor RpoD/SigA, which produces MRQLKITKQVTNRETASLDKYLQEIGKVDLISAEEEVELAQRIKAGDKVALEKLTKANLRFVVSVAKQYQNQGLSLPDLINEGNVGLIKAAKRFDETRGFKFISYAVWWIRQSILQALAEQSRIVRLPLNKIGSINKVNKKFNELEQTYEREPSALEIAESIDMTEREVKEFQRNSSRHISMDAPLVEGEESSLYDVVKSSESPNPDRELLLESLRTEIERALVTLQPREADIVRLYFGLHLEHPMTLEEIGERFDLTRERVRQIKEKAIKRLKHSSRCKILKTYLG; this is translated from the coding sequence ATGAGACAACTTAAAATCACAAAACAGGTTACAAACAGAGAAACTGCTTCTCTAGATAAATATTTACAAGAAATAGGAAAAGTGGATCTTATATCCGCCGAAGAAGAAGTAGAACTTGCTCAAAGAATTAAAGCTGGAGATAAGGTGGCTTTGGAAAAACTCACTAAGGCAAATTTGAGATTTGTGGTTTCTGTTGCCAAGCAATATCAAAACCAAGGACTTTCTTTACCCGATTTGATTAACGAAGGGAATGTAGGATTGATTAAGGCCGCCAAAAGATTTGACGAAACAAGAGGTTTTAAATTTATTTCTTATGCCGTATGGTGGATTCGTCAATCTATTCTACAAGCCTTAGCGGAGCAATCTAGAATTGTTCGTTTGCCTCTCAATAAAATTGGATCAATAAACAAAGTAAATAAAAAATTTAACGAACTTGAACAAACCTACGAAAGAGAACCCTCTGCCCTAGAAATTGCCGAAAGTATTGATATGACAGAAAGAGAAGTAAAAGAATTTCAAAGAAATTCTAGTCGTCATATCTCTATGGATGCCCCCCTTGTGGAAGGTGAAGAATCAAGCTTGTATGATGTAGTTAAAAGTTCCGAAAGCCCGAACCCCGATAGAGAATTACTCCTCGAATCTTTGCGTACAGAAATTGAAAGAGCCTTGGTAACCCTACAACCCAGAGAAGCTGATATCGTAAGACTCTACTTTGGATTACACCTAGAACATCCCATGACCCTTGAGGAAATAGGAGAAAGATTTGATTTAACAAGAGAACGCGTTAGACAAATAAAAGAAAAAGCCATAAAAAGACTCAAACATAGCTCTAGATGTAAAATTCTTAAAACTTATTTGGGGTAG
- a CDS encoding Mur ligase family protein, producing MNKKKVHFIAIGGAAMHNLALELHHNDYMVSGSDDQIFDPSKSRLQKAGIFPKKLGWHEDNITEDLDFVILGMHAKPDNIELKKAQKLGLEIFSYPEFLFQVHKNKKRVVIGGSHGKTTTTSMILHVLQDVLGKDSIDFMVGAQLSNFDRMVKISPNAEWVILEGDEYLSSPIDRRSKFLWYQPDIAVLTGIAWDHINVFPTFESYLETFRAFIRSIKKGGVLIYDKKDETLTKIVKETAKDIICIPYELPNYDIVDGKTIIKQNEDLVPVHFFGKHNLSNYLAAHEVLKNMNLSEKQIHLSIQNFMGADKRLMKIYEDKSTFVFRDFAHSPSKVMACVKAVNEQFENFDIKIFLELHTYSSLTKQFIPHYKNSLLGTDKPHLFFSKKALEIKKMEPLKDEFVREAFNQEDLIIYHEAKELEQKIISHRKQQEKATVYLFMSSGNYGGINLMEVFN from the coding sequence ATGAATAAGAAAAAAGTCCATTTTATAGCCATTGGTGGTGCTGCCATGCATAATCTAGCATTAGAACTACATCATAACGATTATATGGTATCGGGTTCTGATGATCAAATATTTGATCCCTCGAAATCTCGTCTTCAAAAAGCGGGTATTTTCCCAAAAAAATTAGGTTGGCACGAGGACAATATTACCGAAGATCTTGATTTTGTCATTTTAGGAATGCATGCAAAACCTGATAATATTGAGCTTAAAAAAGCACAAAAATTGGGTCTTGAAATTTTTTCTTATCCAGAATTTCTCTTTCAAGTACACAAAAACAAAAAGCGTGTAGTTATTGGCGGAAGTCATGGAAAAACGACCACAACCTCAATGATTCTTCACGTTCTTCAAGATGTTCTTGGGAAAGATTCTATAGATTTTATGGTAGGTGCTCAGCTGAGTAATTTTGATAGAATGGTTAAAATAAGTCCCAATGCAGAATGGGTGATTTTAGAAGGAGATGAATATTTAAGTTCCCCTATTGACCGAAGATCAAAATTTCTCTGGTATCAACCTGATATTGCTGTACTCACAGGTATTGCATGGGATCATATTAATGTTTTTCCCACTTTTGAATCCTATCTAGAAACTTTTAGGGCATTTATTAGAAGTATCAAAAAAGGTGGCGTACTCATTTATGATAAAAAGGATGAAACACTCACTAAAATTGTAAAAGAAACAGCAAAAGACATTATTTGCATTCCCTACGAACTCCCTAATTACGATATAGTTGATGGAAAAACGATCATAAAACAAAATGAAGATCTAGTTCCTGTTCATTTTTTTGGGAAACATAATTTAAGTAACTATTTAGCGGCTCATGAGGTATTGAAAAATATGAATTTAAGCGAAAAGCAAATTCATCTGAGCATTCAAAACTTTATGGGTGCCGATAAAAGATTGATGAAAATTTATGAAGACAAAAGTACTTTTGTTTTTAGAGACTTTGCTCATTCACCCTCAAAGGTAATGGCATGTGTAAAAGCAGTAAATGAACAGTTTGAAAATTTTGATATCAAAATATTTTTAGAATTACATACCTACTCTAGCCTTACAAAACAATTTATTCCTCATTATAAAAACAGCCTACTGGGAACCGATAAACCTCATTTATTTTTTAGTAAAAAAGCACTAGAAATTAAAAAGATGGAACCTTTAAAGGATGAATTTGTTCGAGAGGCGTTCAATCAAGAAGATCTTATTATTTATCATGAAGCGAAAGAACTCGAGCAGAAGATCATTAGCCATAGAAAACAACAAGAAAAAGCCACCGTTTACCTCTTTATGAGCTCAGGAAACTATGGCGGAATTAACTTAATGGAAGTTTTTAACTAA
- the dnaB gene encoding replicative DNA helicase, translating to MSELEKKSNNISYQQQLDATDFQLVKGKLPPQALEMEKAVLGAIMIDKEALNEVVDILRSEAFYDQKHQIIYETITELFGDSQPIDILTISESIRKKGEIDTVGGEIYLMDLTQKVTSSAHIEYHARIILQKYLQRRLIHISSEIITDAFDEKTDVIELLDTAESKLYEVANGNIKKSFESAQDLVRQAIKKIAEIANQEGLSGVPTGFLKLDKLTAGWQPSDLIILAARPGMGKTAFVLSMARNMAVDRHFGIAFFSLEMSSVQLITRLISAETGLTSEKLRKGNLEDHEWQQLMTKVKALEKAPIFIDDTPGISIFDLRAKCRRLVSQHDVRIIIIDYLQLMTAGGKGGNREQEISTISRSLKGIAKELNVPVIALSQLSRAVETRTGSKRPLLSDLRESGAIEQDADIVSFIYRPEYYKQDTWDDDEGTSCIGQAEFIVAKHRNGGLENIRLKFEGQFAKFDNLEEEDDFTAEFSSKLNSQEGDISAGLMDGARPQDGEDIPF from the coding sequence ATGTCTGAATTAGAAAAAAAATCCAATAATATAAGCTATCAACAGCAACTAGATGCTACCGATTTTCAATTAGTTAAAGGAAAGTTACCTCCTCAAGCTTTGGAAATGGAAAAGGCAGTGCTAGGAGCGATTATGATTGATAAAGAAGCTCTTAATGAAGTCGTAGATATTCTTCGTTCTGAGGCTTTTTATGATCAAAAACATCAAATAATCTATGAAACTATAACAGAGTTGTTTGGTGATTCTCAACCCATTGATATTCTCACAATTTCTGAGTCTATTCGTAAAAAAGGAGAAATCGATACTGTAGGGGGAGAAATTTACCTAATGGATTTGACTCAGAAAGTCACTTCGTCAGCACATATTGAATACCATGCAAGAATCATACTTCAGAAATATTTACAAAGAAGATTGATCCATATTTCAAGTGAAATAATTACAGATGCTTTTGATGAAAAAACAGATGTTATTGAGCTATTGGATACAGCCGAAAGCAAACTATATGAAGTTGCCAATGGGAATATTAAAAAAAGCTTTGAGTCTGCACAAGATTTGGTAAGGCAAGCGATCAAAAAGATAGCAGAAATAGCAAACCAAGAAGGTTTAAGTGGGGTTCCTACAGGTTTTCTTAAACTTGATAAACTTACTGCAGGTTGGCAACCCTCAGATTTAATTATTTTGGCAGCCCGTCCTGGAATGGGAAAAACCGCATTTGTTCTTTCTATGGCAAGAAATATGGCCGTGGATAGACATTTCGGTATCGCCTTTTTCTCTTTAGAGATGTCTTCTGTACAGCTTATTACTCGTTTGATTTCTGCAGAAACAGGACTTACTTCAGAAAAATTAAGAAAAGGAAACCTTGAAGATCATGAATGGCAACAGCTCATGACCAAGGTGAAAGCACTAGAAAAAGCGCCAATTTTTATTGATGATACCCCAGGGATTTCTATTTTCGATTTAAGAGCAAAATGTAGAAGACTTGTTTCTCAACACGATGTTCGAATCATTATTATCGATTATCTTCAGCTGATGACAGCAGGAGGGAAGGGAGGAAATCGTGAACAAGAGATTTCTACAATTTCTCGTTCTCTAAAAGGGATTGCAAAAGAATTGAATGTTCCTGTAATCGCACTTTCTCAGTTATCAAGAGCCGTAGAAACAAGAACAGGTTCTAAAAGACCATTATTATCCGATCTTAGAGAATCTGGAGCAATTGAGCAAGATGCCGATATTGTATCCTTTATTTATAGACCCGAATACTATAAACAAGATACTTGGGATGATGATGAAGGGACATCTTGTATCGGTCAAGCGGAGTTTATTGTTGCAAAACACCGTAATGGAGGTCTTGAAAATATTCGTCTAAAATTTGAAGGACAGTTTGCTAAATTTGACAACCTTGAGGAAGAGGATGATTTTACGGCAGAGTTTAGTTCAAAATTGAATAGTCAGGAAGGTGATATTTCCGCAGGTCTTATGGATGGTGCTCGACCTCAAGATGGAGAAGATATCCCATTTTAA
- the prmC gene encoding peptide chain release factor N(5)-glutamine methyltransferase — protein MTVKITTLRDWKKRFQKELASIYDSLELNSLFSILISDRYSHNHAHLLYIDDPIQNTHLDQLEKDLKRLKANEPIQHILGYAYFDDLKIAVNSHVLVPRQETEELVDWISQNLQPNNKVLDLCTGSGCIALALKNRKEQINVLGIDLSNPALEIAKQNAENLKLSVTFIQENVLETWNIGKEQFDIIVSNPPYIPIKEKEEIHANVKDFDPEMALFVPDETPLLFYKKIAIQSLDYLKENGLLFFEIHKDFGQETVALLADLGYKDIELRKDLNGLDRMIKAKK, from the coding sequence ATGACTGTCAAAATTACAACATTAAGAGATTGGAAAAAAAGATTCCAAAAAGAATTAGCAAGTATTTATGATTCTTTGGAGTTAAATAGTTTATTTTCAATACTCATTTCCGATCGATATTCCCATAACCATGCGCATTTATTATATATAGATGATCCTATTCAAAACACACACTTAGATCAGCTTGAAAAGGATCTAAAAAGACTTAAAGCCAATGAGCCTATTCAACATATTTTGGGCTATGCTTATTTTGATGATCTAAAAATAGCCGTTAATTCCCATGTTCTTGTGCCAAGGCAAGAAACGGAAGAACTTGTGGATTGGATTTCTCAAAACCTTCAACCTAACAATAAAGTCCTTGATTTATGTACAGGTTCTGGTTGTATTGCTCTGGCCCTTAAAAACAGAAAAGAACAAATAAATGTTTTAGGAATAGACTTAAGTAATCCTGCCTTAGAAATTGCCAAACAAAATGCCGAAAACTTAAAACTCTCGGTAACTTTTATACAAGAAAATGTGCTTGAAACATGGAATATAGGGAAAGAACAGTTTGATATCATTGTGAGTAATCCTCCTTATATTCCCATCAAAGAAAAAGAAGAAATACATGCCAATGTTAAGGATTTTGACCCTGAAATGGCGCTTTTTGTCCCTGATGAAACACCCCTACTTTTTTATAAAAAAATTGCCATTCAATCATTGGATTATTTAAAAGAAAATGGACTTCTTTTTTTCGAAATTCATAAAGATTTCGGTCAAGAAACTGTAGCTTTACTTGCAGATTTAGGATATAAAGATATCGAACTTAGAAAAGACCTAAATGGTCTTGATAGAATGATTAAAGCCAAAAAATAA
- a CDS encoding aspartate carbamoyltransferase catalytic subunit translates to MSNLSVNHVTGIKELTREDIDLIHQTAKTFKEQINRPIKKVPSLRDITIANLFFENSTRTKLSFELAEKRLSADVINFSAASSSVKKGETLMDTVNNILAMKVDMVVMRHPHPGAAKFLSENIDAAVVNAGDGAHEHPTQALLDSFSMKQALGADNIEGKKVVIVGDIKHSRVALSNILCLQKLGAEVMVCGPTTLIPKHIEKLGVKVEHNLQKALEWCDIANMLRIQLERMEVNYFPSLREYTQLYGLTKEILDGLPKKIVVMHPGPINRGVEISSEVADCDQSIILEQVENGVAVRMAVLFLLAQKVKKQIETNSF, encoded by the coding sequence ATGAGTAATTTGAGTGTAAATCACGTAACGGGAATCAAAGAGTTGACTCGAGAGGATATCGATTTAATTCACCAAACAGCAAAGACTTTTAAAGAACAAATCAATCGTCCTATTAAAAAGGTACCTTCTTTAAGGGATATTACTATTGCCAATTTATTTTTTGAAAATTCTACAAGAACGAAATTATCCTTTGAATTAGCAGAGAAAAGACTTTCAGCAGATGTGATCAACTTTTCAGCAGCCAGTTCTTCTGTAAAAAAAGGAGAAACCTTGATGGATACTGTTAATAATATTTTGGCAATGAAAGTGGATATGGTCGTGATGCGACACCCACATCCTGGTGCGGCAAAATTTTTATCAGAAAATATTGATGCGGCCGTTGTGAATGCAGGTGATGGAGCACATGAGCATCCTACACAAGCGCTGCTTGATAGTTTTTCAATGAAACAAGCTTTAGGAGCCGATAATATTGAAGGGAAAAAAGTAGTAATTGTTGGGGATATCAAACATTCTCGTGTGGCTTTATCAAATATTCTTTGTTTGCAAAAATTAGGAGCAGAGGTGATGGTATGTGGTCCCACAACATTAATTCCAAAACATATAGAAAAATTGGGAGTAAAAGTTGAACACAATCTTCAAAAAGCTTTGGAGTGGTGTGATATTGCCAATATGCTAAGAATTCAATTAGAAAGAATGGAAGTGAATTATTTCCCATCTTTAAGAGAATATACGCAGCTTTATGGACTCACTAAAGAAATTTTGGACGGCTTGCCTAAAAAAATTGTGGTGATGCACCCAGGCCCTATAAATAGGGGAGTGGAAATTAGCTCAGAAGTAGCTGATTGTGATCAATCAATCATATTGGAACAAGTGGAAAATGGAGTGGCTGTGAGAATGGCGGTATTATTTTTGCTGGCACAAAAGGTAAAAAAACAGATAGAAACGAACTCTTTCTAA
- a CDS encoding DNA alkylation repair protein, translating to MATALKDLYTQDFIENLASPIQRVQPDFDFQSFSESVFDKNWKSFELKDRMSWISVCLHKGLPKHWDFSKHLNFLVEFTHEIAKTAPSGLNFLYMFLPVYIEKNGTKNLKESLLAIEKITQFTSCEFTVRPLLIAHPNLVLESMKNWSQHPHPMVRRLASEGCRLYLPWGKKVPILFEETDSILLILNQLINDSHESIRKSVSNSLNDLSKFNKNKAILFTKTWINKNETINKTLKHGCRTLLKLGDSQIMPLFGYASAEQTKMENFVLKEGSIKIGEKLSFSFTLKNISEEKILTRIEYCIYFLRKNGTYHKKVFKISEKITLPLQQVFVKKNHDFKIISTRKYYGGVHSIGIIINGSEQLKESFILSKQ from the coding sequence ATGGCAACTGCTTTAAAAGATTTATATACCCAAGATTTTATTGAGAATTTGGCTTCGCCTATCCAAAGGGTTCAACCAGATTTTGATTTTCAATCTTTTTCTGAGAGTGTTTTTGATAAAAATTGGAAATCCTTTGAACTAAAAGATAGAATGTCTTGGATTTCTGTTTGTTTACACAAAGGACTTCCTAAACATTGGGATTTTTCAAAACACTTAAACTTCTTAGTGGAATTCACCCACGAAATTGCAAAAACAGCTCCATCTGGCTTGAATTTTCTTTATATGTTTTTACCCGTTTATATAGAAAAAAATGGCACTAAAAATCTCAAAGAATCTCTTTTAGCAATTGAAAAAATAACCCAATTTACCAGTTGCGAATTTACCGTAAGACCCTTACTAATTGCTCATCCCAATTTGGTTTTAGAAAGCATGAAAAACTGGTCTCAACACCCACACCCAATGGTCAGGCGTTTAGCAAGTGAAGGATGCCGGCTCTATCTACCTTGGGGAAAAAAAGTTCCCATTTTATTTGAAGAAACAGACTCTATCCTATTGATTTTAAATCAACTAATTAATGACTCACATGAGTCTATTAGGAAATCTGTCTCCAATAGTTTGAATGACTTGTCTAAGTTCAATAAAAACAAAGCAATCTTATTTACCAAGACTTGGATTAACAAAAACGAAACGATTAACAAGACACTTAAACACGGCTGTAGGACACTCCTAAAACTAGGAGATTCTCAGATTATGCCTCTCTTTGGCTACGCCTCTGCAGAACAAACAAAAATGGAAAACTTCGTGTTAAAAGAAGGAAGTATAAAAATTGGCGAAAAACTTTCTTTTTCCTTTACCCTAAAAAATATTTCGGAAGAAAAAATTCTTACCAGAATAGAATATTGTATCTATTTTTTAAGAAAAAATGGAACTTATCACAAAAAAGTTTTTAAAATCTCAGAAAAAATTACTTTACCATTACAACAAGTTTTTGTTAAAAAAAATCACGACTTTAAAATCATCAGCACAAGAAAATACTACGGAGGAGTTCATAGTATTGGTATCATAATAAATGGTTCTGAACAACTTAAAGAGTCATTTATTTTATCAAAACAATAA
- a CDS encoding nucleoid-associated protein, with product MIKTNNSYISKLSLQRVGNKHRNELSFFTDSELSIDKEEEVLLKRFFLSSLRSEDELMKFTHHIELSYNLVYDNVKQFFDGSLDFIELSRKTLHHLYEKSDHAQIKSGEVFTVFFENIMFEEITTQAIGIFKVERKLDYLHFAADEEDNMFFELRKGTKPQKIDKGCLILNTHADDGFRVYSFDNNSYDTIYWKNSFLNLDFVVNESYQTKHHLDLLVKFSETLVEENNSFVQKDFITQGVKMLNENEFVSKKMIEEELLEPFEVVESYDDFKKTYRDDYEIELEEDFFVAHETLKKAQRKIKSEIKLDTKISIKIDLKEADSVVDNIEKGYDEERGMSFYKVFFNEEE from the coding sequence ATGATTAAAACAAATAATAGCTATATTTCCAAATTAAGTTTACAAAGAGTAGGGAATAAACACCGAAACGAATTGAGTTTTTTCACAGATTCTGAACTTAGTATCGATAAGGAAGAAGAGGTGTTGCTCAAGCGATTTTTTTTAAGCTCTTTGAGGAGTGAAGATGAGTTAATGAAGTTTACCCATCATATTGAGTTAAGCTATAATCTGGTTTATGATAATGTTAAGCAATTTTTTGATGGAAGCCTTGATTTTATAGAATTATCAAGAAAAACATTGCATCATTTATACGAAAAATCAGATCATGCACAAATTAAATCTGGTGAGGTATTTACAGTGTTTTTTGAAAATATCATGTTTGAAGAAATTACCACTCAAGCTATTGGAATTTTTAAAGTAGAAAGAAAATTAGATTACCTTCATTTTGCAGCAGATGAGGAAGATAATATGTTTTTTGAACTCAGAAAAGGAACGAAGCCTCAGAAAATAGATAAAGGTTGTTTGATTCTTAATACCCATGCAGATGACGGTTTTAGAGTCTATAGTTTTGATAATAATAGTTATGATACGATTTATTGGAAAAATTCCTTTTTAAATCTTGATTTTGTGGTCAATGAATCTTATCAAACAAAACATCATCTTGATTTATTGGTGAAATTTTCGGAAACTTTGGTGGAAGAAAATAATAGTTTTGTTCAGAAAGATTTTATCACTCAAGGTGTGAAAATGCTCAATGAAAATGAATTTGTCTCTAAAAAAATGATTGAAGAGGAACTTTTAGAGCCATTTGAAGTGGTAGAATCTTATGATGATTTCAAAAAGACTTACCGTGATGATTATGAAATAGAACTTGAAGAAGACTTTTTTGTGGCTCATGAGACGCTCAAAAAAGCCCAAAGAAAAATAAAGAGTGAAATAAAATTAGATACAAAAATCTCTATTAAAATAGATCTTAAAGAGGCAGATTCTGTGGTGGATAATATTGAAAAAGGCTATGATGAAGAACGAGGAATGAGTTTTTATAAGGTCTTTTTTAACGAAGAGGAATAA
- a CDS encoding O-antigen ligase family protein: protein MPQEKKLKSFYRSLPFDSLIYYSSFIFLFGLVYQDFTKILLTLGISLVSFFWLLKPNYNEKWVLLRANKPHFYILIFLLFQALSIFWVENTKEYGRLLTLLTSIFLFAGVWGTTNFNEKKITNLKLFFLVILFLPVVYDLFLSFFDKVELSLKKGDSVLGKGIKHYLSTYICTALIIAISFLKRTNIRWQKLLLGIVVMFFLTAILLISSRIHFLFILIYSLFQFYKRRHVFVKKWKYSLSFIFVALLLLFFNRQPILYKFHETKDEIHSIFDETYYTSSNPRFYIWQDSYALIKDQILFGFGLGDEQQVLTQKAKKRDLYFWLDNKNVTYGSLNLNYHSQYIQTLATVGLFGFIPLILSIIFALRFSLKQTDKAAFWIIFLIATTMFTESILLRQWGTVYFAFFFLFFAKKK from the coding sequence ATGCCTCAAGAAAAAAAACTTAAGAGTTTTTATAGAAGTTTACCATTTGATTCGCTCATTTATTATTCTTCCTTTATTTTTTTATTTGGTCTTGTTTATCAAGATTTTACAAAGATTTTGCTCACGCTTGGTATTTCATTGGTTTCATTCTTTTGGCTTTTAAAACCAAATTATAATGAAAAATGGGTTTTATTAAGAGCAAATAAACCACATTTCTATATTCTAATATTTTTGCTTTTTCAGGCGCTCAGTATTTTTTGGGTAGAAAATACAAAAGAATATGGTAGGCTTTTAACGCTTCTTACCTCCATTTTTTTGTTTGCAGGCGTTTGGGGAACTACAAATTTTAATGAAAAGAAGATAACAAATTTAAAGCTCTTTTTTTTAGTAATATTATTTTTACCAGTTGTTTATGATTTGTTTTTATCATTTTTCGATAAGGTGGAATTAAGCTTAAAAAAGGGGGATTCTGTTTTAGGAAAAGGCATCAAACACTATTTATCTACCTATATATGTACTGCTTTAATTATTGCAATTTCCTTTTTAAAGAGAACAAACATACGGTGGCAAAAATTATTATTGGGAATTGTAGTAATGTTCTTTTTAACAGCAATTCTATTAATCTCATCTAGAATTCATTTCTTATTCATATTAATCTATTCTTTATTTCAATTTTATAAAAGAAGACATGTTTTTGTGAAAAAATGGAAATATTCTTTAAGCTTTATATTCGTTGCTTTATTATTACTTTTTTTCAATCGACAGCCTATTTTGTATAAATTTCATGAAACTAAAGATGAAATACACTCCATTTTTGATGAAACATATTATACAAGCTCTAATCCAAGATTTTATATATGGCAAGATTCCTACGCCTTAATTAAGGATCAAATTCTATTCGGATTTGGTTTAGGTGATGAGCAGCAGGTACTCACACAAAAAGCAAAAAAAAGAGACTTGTATTTTTGGTTAGATAATAAAAATGTCACTTATGGCTCCTTAAATTTGAATTATCATTCTCAGTATATCCAAACTCTTGCAACAGTAGGATTATTTGGTTTTATCCCTCTTATTTTGTCCATTATTTTTGCCTTGCGTTTTAGTCTAAAGCAAACAGATAAAGCGGCATTTTGGATCATTTTTTTGATTGCCACCACAATGTTTACAGAGAGCATACTTCTTAGACAGTGGGGTACGGTTTATTTTGCGTTCTTTTTTCTTTTTTTTGCCAAAAAGAAATAG
- a CDS encoding T9SS type A sorting domain-containing protein, with product MKKLLFLLSIFTFGLNAQAQCTVDATNNDALSVPAGTTMSGDTAFLPTLSSGNYEAVFQLAIPASVQVLNITSVKVKGINGLPAGLTYACDQADCVILGGAKGCIVIQGTANSGVNKNSQYELKLDLEAVTNLGTFTYDQLKSQLTEFPGTIIMKTDDKVSVDEYEIATETTVFPNPSEDGHIRLRYQSKESSRINYMIMDAAGRIVMTKVATNQEGENNVDFDLSGVASGLYILNVSNGKGSFNKEIVIQ from the coding sequence ATGAAAAAACTATTATTTTTATTGAGTATTTTCACTTTTGGATTAAATGCTCAAGCACAATGTACAGTTGATGCAACGAACAATGATGCTTTATCAGTTCCTGCAGGAACTACAATGTCTGGAGATACTGCATTTTTACCAACATTAAGTAGTGGAAACTATGAAGCCGTATTTCAATTGGCAATTCCAGCAAGCGTTCAAGTTTTGAACATTACAAGTGTGAAAGTTAAGGGAATTAATGGTCTACCAGCAGGTCTGACTTATGCTTGTGATCAAGCAGATTGTGTGATTCTAGGTGGAGCAAAAGGGTGTATTGTGATCCAGGGAACGGCGAATTCTGGTGTGAATAAAAACTCTCAATATGAATTAAAACTAGATCTTGAAGCAGTAACAAATTTGGGAACTTTTACTTATGACCAATTAAAATCTCAGCTCACAGAGTTTCCAGGTACAATCATTATGAAAACAGATGATAAAGTATCTGTAGATGAATATGAAATTGCAACAGAAACAACCGTTTTTCCTAATCCATCAGAAGATGGACACATAAGATTGCGTTATCAATCTAAAGAATCATCTAGAATTAACTATATGATTATGGATGCTGCGGGGAGAATTGTGATGACAAAAGTTGCAACAAACCAAGAGGGTGAAAACAATGTTGATTTTGATCTTTCGGGAGTTGCTTCAGGACTTTATATCTTGAATGTGTCAAACGGTAAAGGATCTTTTAACAAAGAAATTGTGATCCAATAA
- the pyrR gene encoding bifunctional pyr operon transcriptional regulator/uracil phosphoribosyltransferase PyrR, which yields MQEKILLNSQEIDIIITRLCWQLIEVHQDFENTCFVGLQPRGVFFADRIIKKLKEITGKDHFTYGKLDITFFRDDFRRREELLVPNQTEINFVVENKNVIFIDDVLYSGRSVRSALSAINTFGRAAQIELLTLINRRFSKELPIVAKYIGKEVDAIKSEKVKVSWKEQGGEDLVTLISKGHE from the coding sequence ATTCAAGAAAAGATTTTGCTCAACAGTCAAGAAATTGATATCATTATCACACGATTGTGTTGGCAACTTATTGAGGTTCATCAAGATTTTGAAAATACTTGTTTTGTAGGTTTACAGCCTAGAGGAGTGTTTTTTGCAGACAGAATTATCAAAAAACTGAAAGAAATAACAGGAAAAGATCATTTTACTTACGGTAAACTAGATATTACTTTTTTTAGAGATGATTTTAGGCGTAGGGAAGAATTATTGGTTCCAAACCAGACAGAAATCAATTTTGTGGTAGAGAATAAAAATGTAATTTTTATTGACGATGTACTATATTCAGGAAGGAGTGTGAGGTCTGCACTTTCTGCTATAAATACTTTTGGAAGAGCTGCTCAAATAGAATTACTTACGTTAATAAATCGTCGGTTTAGCAAGGAGTTACCTATTGTAGCAAAATATATAGGAAAAGAGGTAGATGCCATTAAATCTGAAAAAGTTAAAGTAAGCTGGAAAGAACAAGGAGGAGAAGATTTAGTAACCCTAATTAGCAAAGGTCATGAGTAA